A single window of Hippocampus zosterae strain Florida chromosome 15, ASM2543408v3, whole genome shotgun sequence DNA harbors:
- the LOC127616373 gene encoding zonadhesin-like isoform X2, with product MLGGFRTDLLVTVTLIFLTRSGTHCRAENDMSSIKLPNWRRDSEYVTQCSFSKSADTVCNWASTHNGSDTTTLDTIESDALDQGQACLEFWYLAPPNALKLRALLKSTTGTVVEIWMAPDLSRDSWRQVFVPLNIIESGTKVVLEAVRAVSLETQVTFNSIGVRSGSCGPQCEPNQEIWTDRSTRCVCSDRRLYCAPSPCPKGQSCNPQIRSPREVSNTGMCTIHSNTDCSTFDRVLFRFMAPCNYILAKTCSSSEALSTFSVEVLNEQDGNSSLPAVRQVIVTVGNDRVSLLKRQTRRVVVNGIWRNLPLSFRSKTIKIKSNQAAVVLETRFGLSVSYDNAGDVHISLPSVYSEKVCGLCGNFNHLQEDDLRNPDGAPARDATDLANSWQSRQTNSTCDTSLVPHQCDPVEETEYGNELNCGALLSSTGPFAACRSFLRAESYFRGCLNKMCSAHGDPSVLCETLGKYADTCGDAGVAVPAWWNSTICPPQCGENSHYNSCARGCPDVCSIQDILGSCGRCEERCECDEGFKLSGGKCVPVEECGCWHEGKHYERGQTILEGECLQLCRCMGGNNIQCTKMQCARSEVCKVEDGVKGCFPIEPATCSVYGDPHYVTFDGMAYDFEGGCSYTLATTCGAGSSVHFTVTGHNMHPPLHNFTRSKLDAVTLQIEDLHLTLNQSAKVYVNATYVELPYSITASYGSVWVYENNSYVVLETSFGLRMVVDGKNRFFLQVDESYKYQLCGLCGTYSEQQDDDFIKPSGQNATDPFEFADSWRAPHRNECVSHPNDPQRCETAEEENEAYAECFAIFGAPFKPCHETIHPSVYINSCVHDYCATSGNQHTLCESLQSYTVACRVAGVTLPDWPTGSPCAESQTTENPPITSPSPTLPSQTPEPVSCPLNCDFEKNLCGWQQLIQDTFDWTRYSGATPTIGSGPNHDHTTGGGFYMYIEGDSVTQGDPARLLSSECHYSGPVCLQFWYHMYGSATAMTLNMYLLQGNIATKIWSIKNNRGQEWHLGQVDIDVFNPFQIIVEGIRGSDALSDVAIDDISIQFHSCSSSLGGGTGPPLTTEVFPSDPVCSLNCSFDRDFCAWKQMITDAFDWTWQSGSTPTLMTGPSSDHTGDGHYLYIEASTVSHGDTARLISSECTASGPQCLHFWYHMYGSADTMGLHLYLLQDKKADAIWWKRNDQGNMWHLAQVDLTVAGAFQIIIEGRRGSNKESDVAIDDVTLYHGQCSDRFPVPSWPPVANATQHPVIEATTNLIIDGIVRGAAQSGPPQSECQLNCNFDQDLCQWEQLVTDAFDWARHRGSTPTLMTGPSSDHTTEYGHYLYIEADNASHGDTARLISSQCSASGPQCLQFWYHMSGSADTMGLHLYLLRDKKADPIWWKRNDQGNMWHLAEVDLTVKGAFQIIIEGRRGSNERSDVAIDDVTLYNGHCSELSGVVTTHNPKPEGNHTIPPSITTPVTAVTELPAVNVTDQRPATARPPGANATVAAVTEATTNGIMSDNVPEDAQNRRPPHSVCQLGCNFEKDLCQWKQLVADVFDWTRQSGSTHTLMTGPSSDHTTGHGHYLYTEANGPSLGDTARLISAECSATGPQCLHFWYHMYGSAETMGLHVYLLQDKKAQAISWTRNNQGNMWRLAQVDFTATGSFQIIFEGRRGSNEQSDVAIDDISLYSGRCSDLAEPTTPASMTTPSVTTEGLEPTAGNVSTTQPPTSTVKTTTHTTDYETQTITPTTTPNSNVNVSIETPAATTTIEPRTTVTARPSSTNHPVDEGTEDPGPEPTTEEVTAPMTYPHTTTRPTPLTTESFDPTTGSHPETPNKTPPVTVDEGTEDPGPEPTTEEVTPPMTYPHTTTRPIPLTTEIFVPTTGSHPETPPGTPEPPSTTSPEPQPPNATTEPQSTMTHKPQHPNASQPATTGRPQPPTTPESTPPCRQNSHYSACIPACGPTCRFLNGPPHCNDSAVCEPGCVCDDGYVLKLGVCVPIRQCGCVDRDGNKYALGQVWYTKHCRHKCRCEKEEDAAAIECDEEECDGNDVCLQNEEGHYYCRKTGFDECRINGDPAYRTFDNMKHDFEGEHSYVLVRTRNLPSNVQDVYIEGINTPDGDDNDDDDDGDQSSEEDSDEDESNDHEEHHGLQSLKIKVYNHTVEFKKLQKLFVDGRRTKTPVSPSLGLNIRKHLSHIYLTTDFGLSVKFDGHSDAEITLPRTYKRKVGGLCGNFDGRILNDRMKPDGTVAKSVQEFGESWRV from the exons GACCCCAGTGTGAGCCAAACCAAGAGATTTGGACGGACCGGTCCACTCGCTGCGTCTGCTCAGACAGGCGGCTTTATTGCGCTCCCTCTCCGTGTCCCAAGGGTCAAAGCTGCAATCCTCAAATACGAAGCCCCAGGGAGGTGTCCAACACCGGGATGTGTACAATACATAGCAACACAGACTGCAGCACCTTTGATCGAGTGTTATTCCGCTTCATGGCCCCCTGCAACTACATCCTGGCCAAGACCTGCTCTTCCTCTGAGGCTTTGTCCACCTTCAGCGTGGAAGTGCTCAATGAGCAGGATGGGAATTCATCACTTCCAGCTGTGCGGCAGGTCATCGTGACTGTGGGGAATGACAGAGTGTCTCTTCTGAAACGGCAGACGCGCAGAGTTGTG GTCAACGGGATCTGGAGGAATCTTCCACTCAGCTTCCGGAGTAAGACAATTAAAATCAAGAGTAACCAGGCAGCGGTTGTACTTGAAACCCGCTTTGGCCTGTCCGTGTCATACGACAATGCAGGGGATGTACATATATCTCTGCCAAGCGTTTACTCTGAGAAAGTCTGCGGCTTATGTGGAAACTTTAACCATCTCCAAGAAGATGACTTGAGAAATCCTGACGGAGCACCTGCACGCGATGCCACAGATTTGGCGAACAGTTGGCAGAGCAGGCAAACAAACTCCACCTGTGACACAAGTCTAGTTCCTCATCAGTGTGACCCTGTGGAAGAGACCGAGTATGGCAATGAGCTAAACTGTGGAGCCCTCCTGTCCAGTACTGGGCCGTTTGCAGCGTGCCGATCCTTTCTGCGAGCCGAAAGCTACTTCAGGGGATGTTTGAACAAAATGTGCTCCGCTCACGGTGACCCTTCGGTGCTCTGTGAGACATTGGGGAAGTACGCCGACACCTGCGGGGATGCTGGAGTCGCTGTGCCTGCGTGGTGGAACTCTACAATCTGCC CTCCACAGTGTGGTGAGAACAGTCATTACAACTCGTGTGCCCGGGGATGTCCCGACGTGTGCTCCATCCAGGACATCCTGGGATCTTGTGGAAGGTGTGAGGAAAGGTGTGAGTGCGACGAAGGCTTCAAACTCAGCGGGGGCAAATGCGTTCCAGTAGAGGAGTGTGGGTGTTGGCATGAAGGCAAACACTATGAG AGAGGCCAAACGATCTTGGAAGGAGAGTGTTTGCAGCTGTGCCGCTGCATGGGCGGCAATAATATCCAGTGCACTAAAATGCAATGCGCCAGAAGTGAAGTTTGTAAAGTGGAGGACGGGGTCAAAGGATGCTTCCCGATCGAACCCGCCACCTGTAGCGTGTATGGCGATCCGCACTATGTCACATTTGACGGGATGGCGTATGACTTTGAAGGAGGATGCAGTTACACTTTGGCTACCACATGTGGAGCGGGGAGCTCAGTCCATTTCACGGTGACCGGTCACAACATGCATCCTCCGCTTCATAACTTCACCCGGTCCAAGCTGGATGCTGTGACTCTACAAATTGAGGATTTGCACCTCACGTTGAATCAGAGCGCCAAAGTGTAT GTCAATGCAACTTATGTGGAACTGCCTTATTCCATTACCGCATCTTATGGGTCTGTCTGGGTTTATGAGAATAACAGCTACGTTGTCTTGGAGACGAGCTTTGGACTAAGAATGGTGGTCGATGGGAAGAACAGGTTCTTCTTGCAGGTGGATGAGAGCTACAAATATCAACTGTGCGGCCTGTGCGGTACCTACTCCGAACAGCAGGATGAtgacttcatcaagccaagCGGCCAAAATGCCACAGACCCGTTTGAGTTTGCCGATAGCTGGAGGGCCCCGCACCGTAACGA ATGCGTTTCCCATCCAAACGATCCCCAACGCTGTGAAACTGCGGAAGAGGAGAATGAGGCTTACGCCGAGTGTTTCGCCATCTTCGGGGCTCCCTTCAAGCCCTGCCATGAAACCATTCACCCGAGCGTCTACATCAATAGTTGCGTTCACGACTATTGTGCCACGAGTGGCAACCAACACACCTTGTGTGAATCACTTCAGTCCTATACGGTTGCTTGCCGTGTGGCAGGAGTGACGCTACCCGATTGGCCAACAGGTTCACCCTGTG CCGAATCCCAAACGACAGAAAATCCTCCAATAACTTCGCCCTCTCCAACTCTTCCATCTCAAACACCAGAGCCTGTTT CGTGTCCCCTAAACTGTGACTTTGAGAAAAATCTGTGTGGCTGGCAGCAACTCATACAGGACACCTTTGATTGGACGAGATATTCCGGTGCCACCCCGACAATCGGAAGCGGGCCAAATCACGACCACACCACTGGCG GGGGATTCTATATGTACATCGAGGGCGACAGTGTAACGCAAGGAGACCCAGCTCGTCTGTTGAGCTCAGAGTGCCACTACAGTGGCCCGGTCTGCCTCCAATTCTGGTACCATATGTACGGCTCTGCCACGGCCATGACCCTTAATATGTACCTGCTCCAAGGAAATATAGCTACCAAGATATGGTCCATAAAAAATAACCGCGGGCAAGAATGGCATCTAGGACAAGTCGATATCGATGTCTTCAATCCTTTTCAG ATCATTGTGGAGGGCATCAGAGGCTCCGATGCTCTATCAGATGTGGCAATCGATGACATTTCCATCCAGTTCCACTCTTGCTCAA GTAGTCTGGGAGGTGGAACGGGACCTCCCTTAACTACAGAAGTCTTTCCCTCCGACCCAG TTTGTAGCCTGAATTGTAGCTTCGATCGGGATTTCTGCGCCTGGAAACAGATGATAACGGATGCTTTTGACTGGACATGGCAAAGTGGTTCTACGCCGACCCTAATGACGGGCCCCTCCTCTGACCACACTGGAG ATGGTCACTACCTCTACATTGAGGCCAGTACAGTGTCACATGGCGATACAGCTCGTCTCATCAGTTCCGAATGTACTGCCTCTGGTCCTCAGTGTCTGCACTTCTGGTACCATATGTACGGCTCGGCCGATACTATGGGACTCCATCTATATTTACTGCAGGACAAAAAGGCTGATGCCATTTGGTGGAAAAGGAATGATCAAGGAAATATGTGGCACTTGGCTCAGGTGGACCTGACAGTTGCAGGAGCTTTCCAG ATCATCATAGAGGGGCGCAGGGGCTCCAATAAAGAATCTGATGTCGCGATAGATGATGTAACACTTTACCATGGACAGTGTTCAG ATCGATTCCCTGTTCCATCTTGGCCCCCCGTGGCAAACGCCACACAACATCCTGTCATTGAAGCAACGACGAATTTGATTATTGATGGCATCGTTCGTGGAGCTGCACAGAGCGGACCACCACAGTCAG AATGCCAACTCAACTGTAATTTTGACCAAGACCTATGCCAATGGGAGCAGCTGGTTACCGATGCATTTGACTGGGCACGCCATAGAGGCTCAACCCCTACCCTCATGACTGGGCCCTCTTCAGATCACACCACAGAAT ATGGCCACTATCTTTACATTGAAGCCGACAACGCATCACATGGAGACACAGCTCGTCTCATCAGTTCACAGTGCTCTGCTTCcggtcctcaatgtctgcaatTCTGGTACCATATGTCCGGCTCGGCCGACACTATGGGCCTCCATCTATATTTACTGCGGGACAAAAAAGCGGATCCTATTTGGTGGAAGAGGAATGATCAAGGAAATATGTGGCACTTGGCTGAGGTGGATTTGACTGTGAAAGGAGCTTTCCAG ATCATTATTGAGGGGCGCAGAGGCTCCAATGAAAGATCAGATGTCGCCATAGACGATGTGACACTGTACAATGGCCATTGTTCAG AGCTAAGTGGTGTGGTGACGACGCACAATCCCAAACCTGAAGGAAACCATACGATTCCTCCAAGTATCACAACGCCTGTGACTGCAGTCACGGAGCTTCCGGCAGTCAACGTTACGGATCAACGCCCTGCTACAGCTCGGCCACCCGGAGCAAACGCCACGGTGGCTGCTGTCACTGAAGCAACAACAAATGGAATTATGAGTGACAATGTTCCTGAGGATGCACAGAACAGAAGACCACCTCACTCGG TGTGCCAACTCGGTTGTAATTTTGAGAAAGATCTATGCCAGTGGAAGCAGCTGGTCGCTGATGTCTTTGACTGGACAAGACAAAGTGGCTCAACCCATACACTCATGACTGGGCCCTCCTCAGATCACACCACAGGAC ATGGCCACTACCTTTACACTGAAGCCAACGGCCCATCACTTGGAGATACAGCTCGGCTCATCAGCGCCGAGTGTTCTGCCACTGGTCCTCAGTGTCTGCACTTCTGGTACCATATGTACGGCTCGGCTGAAACCATGGGCCTTCATGTCTATTTGCTCCAAGACAAAAAGGCTCAAGCTATTAGTTGGACCAGGAATAATCAAGGGAATATGTGGCGTCTGGCTCAGGTTGACTTCACCGCAACTGGATCTTTTCAG ATCATTTTTGAGGGTCGACGAGGTTCTAATGAGCAGTCAGATGTGGCCATCGATGACATTTCCCTTTACAGCGGGCGCTGTTCAG ACCTGGCGGAACCTACTACCCCTGCATCCATGACAACTCCTTCAGTTACAACGGAAGGTTTGGAACCTACGGCAGGAAACGTATCAACGACACAACCCCCAACTTCGAcagtaaaaacaacaacgcaCACAACCGATTATGAAACGCAAACAATCACACCGACGACAACTCCGAATTCCAATGTGAACGTCTCAATCGAAACCCCTGCCGCGACCACCACGATTGAACCTCGGACAACCGTCACAGCTCGCCCATCATCAACCAACCATCCTGTCGACGAAGGAACCGAAGATCCGGGACccgaaccaacaactgaagaaGTGACGGCACCCATGACGTACCCTCACACCACAACTCGACCCACACCTCTAACAACAGAAAGCTTCGATCCGACAACTGGATCACACCCGGAAACTCCAAACAAAACTCCACCAGTAACAGTCGACGAAGGAACCGAAGATCCGGGACccgaaccaacaactgaagaaGTGACGCCACCCATGACGTATCCTCACACCACAACTCGACCCATACCTCTAACAACAGAAATCTTCGTTCCGACAACTGGATCACACCCGGAAACTCCACCAGGAACACCAGAACCTCCATCAACCACGAGTCCTGAACCTCAGCCTCCAAACGCAACAACTGAACCACAATCGACAATGACCCACAAACCACAACATCCGAATGCATCTCAACCGGCGACAACCGGGAGACCACAGCCCCCAACGACACCTGAATCGA CACCTCCCTGCCGACAGAATAGTCATTACAGCGCTTGTATCCCGGCCTGCGGTCCGACCTGCAGATTTTTGAACGGTCCGCCGCATTGTAACGACAGCGCGGTTTGCGAGCCGGGGTGCGTGTGTGACGACGGCTATGTGCTGAAGCTGGGAGTTTGTGTGCCGATCCGACAATGTGGATGCGTGGACAGAGATGGCAATAAGTACGCG TTGGGACAAGTGTGGTACACCAAACACTGCCGTCACAAATGTAGATGTGAGAAGGAGGAGGACGCCGCGGCGATTGAGTGTGATGAAGAAGAGTGCGACGGAAATGATGTTTGCCTTCAAAATGAAGAGGGGCATTATTACTGCCGCAAAACGG GTTTTGATGAGTGCAGAATCAATGGAGACCccgcgtacaggacctttgatAACATGAAGCATGATTTTGAGGGAGAACACTCCTATGTGCTGGTCCGAACCAGAAACCTGCCCAGTAATGTCCAGGATGTTTACATAGAGGGTATCAATACACCAGAtggtgatgataatgatgatgatgatgatggtgatcaaAGCAGTGAAGAAGACAGCGACGAGGATGAAAGTAACGATCATGAAGAACACCACGGATTGCAAAGTCTCAAGATCAAAGTGTACAATCACACTGTGGAATTCAAGAAGCTTCAGAAGTTGTTT GTGGATGGACGGAGAACTAAGACACCTGTTTCACCCTCGCTTGGTCTAAACATTAGGAAGCATTTGTCTCACATTTATCTCACGACCGACTTTGGTCTTTCTGTCAAGTTTGATGGACACAGTGACGCAG AAATCACGCTACCACGAACATACAAACGAAAAGTGGGAGGCCTGTGCGGAAACTTCGACGGGAGAATTTTGAATGACAGGATGAAACCGGACGGCACCGTGGCCAAGTCCGTTCAAGAATTTGGGGAGAGCTGGAGAGTGTGA